One region of Arcobacter sp. CECT 8983 genomic DNA includes:
- a CDS encoding helix-hairpin-helix domain-containing protein, with translation MPFSKEEKQKLLEVKFEGETVIRRFEQIGIDSLEALSKSSVDEITAIVSDILGSSCWKNSPQVKKAVQNAIDYVKSVQ, from the coding sequence ATGCCATTTTCAAAAGAAGAAAAACAAAAGCTTTTAGAAGTAAAGTTTGAGGGTGAAACCGTTATAAGAAGATTTGAGCAAATAGGTATTGATTCTTTGGAGGCTTTATCTAAAAGTAGTGTGGATGAGATTACGGCTATTGTTTCAGATATTTTGGGAAGCAGTTGTTGGAAAAATTCTCCCCAAGTTAAAAAAGCGGTTCAAAATGCCATTGATTATGTTAAATCTGTCCAATAA
- a CDS encoding MmcQ/YjbR family DNA-binding protein yields the protein MNLEQIESIFMAKQGATKDFPFGDDTMVFRVMDKMFGLISLKTTPLNINLKCDPNDAIAYRDIYECVNPGYHMNKKHWNTITLDGTMKEETIKDMVNESYDLVVSKLTKKQREELLFK from the coding sequence ATGAACCTAGAACAAATAGAATCTATATTTATGGCTAAACAAGGTGCAACAAAAGATTTTCCTTTTGGTGATGATACTATGGTCTTTAGAGTTATGGATAAGATGTTTGGTCTTATTAGTTTAAAAACAACTCCATTAAATATAAATTTAAAATGTGATCCAAATGATGCAATAGCCTATAGAGATATTTATGAGTGTGTAAATCCAGGTTATCATATGAATAAAAAGCATTGGAATACTATAACTTTAGATGGGACTATGAAAGAAGAGACAATAAAAGACATGGTCAATGAATCATATGATTTAGTAGTATCGAAACTAACAAAAAAACAAAGAGAAGAGTTACTTTTTAAATAA
- a CDS encoding ATP-binding cassette domain-containing protein: protein MQYLQINNLTFKYTSSEIFSNLNLSFEKGWSCLVGSNGSGKTTLFKLIAKRLNPQEGNIVGNELVYYCEQELHEKPNGFEEFLYTYNTKTFKLKELLHIEEEWFYRWETLSFGERKRIQIAIALFLEPDVLLLDEPSNHLDIKTKEILIKSLKNFKGIGILISHDRELLNSLCHNTVIIKNKKIYNYKTTFQKAIEELDLYFNFLQKENENINNKVKKLQKNIQVQKEKVSQSKSRLSKKNIDTKDKSLKEKINLAKLTGKDKSDSKLVTSFSKKAQELSSKKNEIEKSFDKGISIKDEKSKKENFSFLLQKGQLHLGEKKILKYENLSLNKGDKIVIIGDNGVGKSSFLKLLISKITPLKSYLYLPQEIDLKQKENLFEAIKSLNNEKKGELFTLIQRLSSNPKNLLNNENTSSGELRKLFIAKALLDNIQLIILDEPTNHMDIDSIQSLEQALKEYQNTLIVVSHDKTFIKNINTRKYSITKGIDDFYELKELNANNTI from the coding sequence ATGCAATATCTACAAATAAATAATCTTACTTTTAAATATACAAGCAGTGAAATATTTTCAAATCTTAATTTGAGTTTTGAAAAGGGTTGGAGCTGTTTAGTTGGTTCAAATGGTTCAGGTAAAACCACACTTTTTAAACTTATTGCCAAAAGATTAAACCCTCAAGAGGGAAATATCGTTGGCAATGAATTGGTCTATTATTGTGAACAAGAACTTCATGAAAAACCAAATGGTTTTGAAGAGTTTCTTTATACATACAATACAAAAACATTTAAGCTAAAAGAGTTGCTTCACATAGAAGAGGAGTGGTTTTATAGGTGGGAAACTCTAAGTTTCGGCGAGCGAAAACGCATACAAATAGCCATTGCTCTTTTTTTAGAGCCTGATGTTTTATTGCTTGATGAACCAAGTAATCATCTGGATATAAAAACAAAAGAGATATTGATAAAGAGTTTGAAAAACTTTAAAGGCATTGGTATTTTAATAAGCCATGACAGAGAACTTTTGAACTCTTTGTGCCATAACACAGTTATTATAAAAAATAAAAAAATCTATAACTATAAAACCACTTTCCAAAAGGCAATAGAAGAGTTAGATTTATATTTTAACTTTTTGCAAAAAGAGAATGAAAATATAAACAATAAAGTGAAAAAATTACAAAAAAATATTCAAGTACAAAAAGAGAAAGTATCCCAATCAAAAAGCAGATTGTCCAAAAAAAATATAGATACAAAAGATAAAAGTCTAAAAGAGAAAATAAACTTAGCAAAACTTACAGGAAAAGATAAGTCTGATTCAAAACTTGTGACAAGTTTTTCTAAAAAAGCCCAAGAATTGTCCTCTAAAAAAAATGAAATAGAAAAAAGTTTTGACAAAGGTATTTCAATAAAAGATGAAAAGAGTAAAAAAGAGAACTTCTCTTTTCTTTTGCAAAAAGGTCAATTACATTTAGGTGAAAAAAAGATTTTAAAATATGAAAATCTATCTTTGAATAAAGGTGATAAAATAGTCATAATAGGTGATAATGGCGTAGGGAAAAGCAGTTTTTTAAAGCTACTTATTTCAAAAATAACACCCCTTAAAAGCTATTTATATCTTCCCCAAGAGATAGATTTAAAACAAAAAGAAAATCTTTTTGAAGCAATAAAGAGTTTGAACAATGAAAAAAAAGGTGAACTTTTTACTCTTATTCAAAGGTTATCTTCAAATCCTAAAAATCTTTTAAACAATGAAAATACAAGTTCTGGAGAGCTTAGAAAACTTTTTATTGCAAAGGCTTTATTGGATAATATACAACTTATAATATTAGATGAACCAACCAATCATATGGATATAGATTCTATACAGTCTTTAGAACAAGCTTTAAAAGAGTATCAAAACACTCTAATAGTAGTAAGTCATGATAAAACTTTTATAAAAAATATAAATACGAGAAAGTACTCCATCACAAAAGGTATAGATGATTTTTATGAGTTAAAGGAGTTAAATGCAAATAATACAATATGA
- a CDS encoding GNAT family N-acetyltransferase has product MQIIQYDKKYKKKIPELFTNTIHKTCNKEYTKEQLNAWANLHIDYKSWEERLNKTKPYLAILDEKLVGFAEFYENYIDCFYVHHEYQGCGIGKMLLNHIFKIAKEKEQTSLRVDASITAKPFFEKSGFIEVKKNKVIRNNIELINFSMQKVL; this is encoded by the coding sequence ATGCAAATAATACAATATGATAAGAAATATAAAAAAAAGATCCCCGAACTTTTTACCAACACCATTCATAAAACATGCAATAAAGAGTATACAAAAGAGCAATTAAACGCTTGGGCAAATTTGCATATTGATTATAAGTCTTGGGAAGAAAGATTAAATAAAACAAAACCATATTTGGCAATACTTGATGAAAAACTTGTAGGTTTTGCAGAGTTTTATGAGAATTATATTGATTGTTTTTATGTACATCATGAGTATCAAGGTTGTGGTATAGGAAAGATGCTTTTAAATCATATTTTTAAAATAGCAAAAGAGAAAGAACAAACTTCATTAAGAGTAGATGCAAGTATCACTGCAAAACCATTTTTTGAGAAGTCTGGTTTTATAGAAGTAAAAAAGAATAAAGTCATAAGAAATAATATAGAGTTAATAAATTTTAGTATGCAAAAAGTATTATAA
- a CDS encoding carboxymuconolactone decarboxylase family protein, whose amino-acid sequence MPLIKTYEKEEATGELQEIYEEIIKLRGEVGNNAKLFSSSPQLLKQQLEFIKYYANHQTLSMPLLASIRVCVSNQEKCNFCIDFNSALLINKAKWSIEDVEKLKNDIASHKLTKEENTLLKFVIDSVKNPHKVDENIINELKAQSWSDKDILDALNHGSRMYATDILFNSFKIEDYEG is encoded by the coding sequence ATGCCACTAATTAAAACCTATGAAAAAGAAGAAGCAACTGGTGAATTACAAGAGATATATGAAGAGATAATAAAACTAAGAGGTGAAGTAGGAAATAATGCTAAACTTTTTAGTTCAAGTCCCCAGTTACTAAAACAACAACTTGAATTTATTAAATATTATGCAAATCATCAAACTTTATCAATGCCATTACTTGCTAGTATCAGAGTTTGTGTATCAAATCAAGAAAAATGTAACTTTTGTATTGATTTTAATTCTGCACTTCTTATAAACAAAGCAAAATGGAGCATAGAAGATGTGGAAAAACTAAAAAATGATATTGCTAGTCACAAATTAACAAAAGAGGAAAATACTCTTTTAAAATTTGTAATTGATTCAGTTAAAAATCCACACAAAGTAGATGAAAACATAATAAATGAACTAAAAGCACAAAGTTGGAGTGATAAAGATATATTAGATGCTTTAAATCATGGTTCAAGAATGTATGCAACAGACATACTTTTTAATAGTTTTAAAATAGAAGATTATGAAGGATAA
- a CDS encoding TetR/AcrR family transcriptional regulator: MEKNTRINLINSAFKEIYEKGYQGASMTTILKSAKVHKGSMYHFFANKKELALVSIEEKIYERFDERYTSILQNESNYLETFIESLKDITQRDFNKGCPIANVIQEMSNLDSDFKVLMEKIYLSFRKNIKDILDKAIEKKEMKQCDTTKLALYIASTLEGAILSAKATGNIQDYVDVVEILSIYILSFRL, from the coding sequence ATGGAAAAAAATACAAGAATCAATTTAATAAATTCAGCATTTAAAGAGATATATGAAAAGGGGTATCAAGGTGCTTCTATGACAACTATTTTAAAGAGTGCAAAAGTACACAAAGGATCAATGTATCATTTTTTTGCAAATAAGAAAGAGTTGGCTTTAGTATCTATAGAAGAAAAGATTTATGAAAGGTTTGATGAAAGATATACTTCAATTTTACAAAATGAATCAAACTATTTAGAAACTTTTATTGAAAGTTTAAAAGATATTACCCAAAGAGATTTTAATAAAGGTTGTCCTATCGCAAATGTAATACAAGAGATGTCAAATCTTGATAGTGATTTTAAAGTTTTGATGGAAAAAATTTATTTGTCTTTTAGAAAAAATATAAAAGATATTTTGGATAAAGCTATTGAAAAAAAAGAGATGAAACAATGTGATACTACAAAACTTGCACTTTATATAGCTTCAACTTTAGAAGGTGCAATACTTTCTGCAAAAGCAACAGGAAATATACAAGACTATGTAGATGTAGTAGAAATACTTTCTATTTATATTTTATCTTTTCGTTTATAA
- a CDS encoding ATP-binding protein: MQNKLHFMCGKMAAGKSTLSTKISNENNAIFLSEDELLKKLYPDEIKNIEDYIKYSKRLKDTMYEFIVELLKKGNEVVLDFPANTVAQRQWFKDIFETANVEHIMYYVKRSDDVCKEQLKKRNENLPKDAPLIDEATFDAITKYFQEPKEDEGFNIKYE, from the coding sequence ATGCAAAATAAATTACATTTTATGTGTGGAAAAATGGCAGCAGGTAAATCTACACTATCAACAAAAATATCAAATGAAAATAATGCAATTTTTTTAAGTGAAGATGAACTTTTAAAAAAGTTATATCCTGATGAAATAAAAAACATTGAAGATTATATAAAGTATTCAAAAAGATTAAAAGATACGATGTATGAATTTATTGTTGAACTTTTAAAAAAAGGCAATGAAGTTGTTTTAGACTTCCCTGCAAATACTGTTGCTCAAAGGCAGTGGTTTAAAGATATATTTGAAACAGCAAATGTTGAACATATTATGTATTATGTAAAAAGAAGTGATGATGTGTGTAAAGAGCAACTAAAAAAAAGAAATGAAAACTTACCAAAAGATGCTCCTTTGATAGATGAAGCAACTTTTGATGCAATTACAAAATATTTTCAAGAACCAAAAGAAGATGAGGGTTTTAATATAAAGTATGAATAA
- a CDS encoding HAMP domain-containing histidine kinase → MNKNDLFTEKNYRILQLADEITHVINDWKSKLNKIYTMSSGTLVNSEVGLATDDMYNETLVSVNENIKSIINTINSFETFLCNGKEIKQFNINNTLQNIISSHTSTYKKHDITIETNYSTTNYIYGYENELSQIFLYILSSLTNILKNKTESKFLIINTQRNKNKTIISIKSTNITIDEIPFDISLEISKKIIEEYYKGEMKIANKKFKFKGKSVYGIEFCIHLNNIKELKKG, encoded by the coding sequence ATGAATAAAAATGATTTATTTACTGAAAAAAATTATAGAATTTTACAATTAGCTGATGAAATTACACATGTAATAAATGACTGGAAAAGTAAATTAAATAAAATATATACTATGTCATCGGGAACTTTAGTTAATAGTGAAGTTGGTTTAGCTACAGATGATATGTATAATGAGACTTTAGTTTCAGTAAATGAAAATATTAAATCAATAATAAATACTATTAACTCTTTTGAGACTTTTTTATGTAATGGAAAAGAAATTAAGCAGTTTAATATTAATAATACTTTACAAAATATAATATCTTCACATACTTCTACTTATAAAAAGCATGATATCACTATTGAAACTAATTATTCTACTACAAATTATATTTATGGTTATGAGAATGAATTATCGCAAATATTTCTATATATTTTGAGCTCATTAACTAATATTTTAAAAAATAAAACTGAATCTAAATTTTTAATAATAAATACACAAAGAAATAAAAATAAAACCATAATTTCAATTAAAAGCACGAATATAACTATTGATGAAATTCCTTTTGATATTAGTCTTGAAATATCAAAAAAAATTATTGAAGAATATTATAAAGGAGAAATGAAAATAGCAAATAAAAAGTTTAAATTTAAAGGAAAAAGTGTTTATGGAATAGAGTTTTGTATTCACTTAAATAATATTAAAGAATTAAAAAAGGGATAA